In the genome of Patescibacteria group bacterium, one region contains:
- the pyk gene encoding pyruvate kinase, with translation MIENKKTKIVATIGPVTESEEMLSKLLKEGLNIMRLNFSHGDFAEHQKKVDNLRKAMKKTGIQAAILQDLGGPKIRIGDFENGVITLKEGQLFTLTTDKSVVGNEERVSVNYEPLPRELQVGSPVLLHDGKKRLEVVEIKGNELICKVIVGGEIKNRRGINLPGAHLSISSLTDKDKKDIAFGIKNKVDFVAFSFVRRADDVRELRAILEKAKLPDTKIIAKIEDVEGLENFDELLEVVDGVMVARGDMAIEIGAENVPMVQKDLIRKCNEVGKMVITATHMLESMIKSPVPTRAEVSDIANAIIDGTDAIMLSEETTLGDYPVESVQLMTRVALKIENDSLYQSQVLDWQQYKHESMDARVADAITNEVVDIANSLDATLIVALTQTGFTARMISRYKPIQPILAFTPSERTEKQLLMSYGVTPVLMKKTMMLNDALKAVKAHIAKNKLAEKGDKIVIALGMPFGKKVDTNMLMVETI, from the coding sequence ATGATCGAAAACAAGAAAACAAAGATTGTTGCCACCATCGGACCGGTTACAGAATCGGAAGAAATGTTGAGCAAGCTTCTTAAAGAAGGTTTAAATATTATGCGACTCAACTTCTCTCATGGAGATTTTGCTGAGCACCAAAAGAAAGTAGATAATCTCCGAAAGGCGATGAAGAAGACTGGAATTCAGGCTGCAATCTTGCAGGACCTTGGAGGACCAAAAATTCGAATTGGAGATTTTGAAAATGGAGTAATCACTCTTAAGGAAGGTCAGCTCTTTACTCTTACAACAGACAAATCAGTAGTAGGAAACGAAGAACGAGTATCAGTAAACTACGAACCACTTCCACGTGAATTGCAGGTTGGTTCACCGGTACTTCTCCATGACGGAAAGAAGCGACTTGAAGTTGTTGAAATCAAAGGCAATGAACTTATTTGTAAAGTAATTGTTGGAGGTGAAATTAAGAATCGACGAGGGATCAATCTTCCTGGAGCACATCTTTCAATCAGTTCTCTTACTGACAAGGATAAGAAAGATATCGCTTTTGGAATTAAGAACAAAGTAGACTTTGTTGCGTTTTCATTCGTACGACGAGCAGATGATGTACGAGAATTACGAGCAATCTTGGAGAAAGCAAAGCTTCCTGATACCAAGATTATTGCAAAGATCGAAGATGTTGAAGGACTTGAAAACTTTGATGAACTTCTCGAAGTAGTTGACGGTGTGATGGTCGCTCGAGGAGATATGGCAATTGAAATTGGAGCAGAAAATGTACCTATGGTGCAAAAGGATCTTATTCGAAAATGTAATGAAGTGGGTAAGATGGTTATTACCGCTACACACATGCTCGAATCTATGATTAAGAGCCCAGTACCTACACGAGCTGAAGTTTCAGACATTGCAAATGCAATTATCGATGGAACAGACGCAATCATGCTTTCAGAAGAAACAACTCTTGGAGATTATCCTGTTGAATCAGTACAGTTGATGACTCGAGTTGCGCTTAAAATTGAAAATGATTCTCTCTATCAGAGTCAGGTTCTCGATTGGCAGCAGTACAAGCACGAATCAATGGATGCTCGAGTAGCAGATGCAATTACAAATGAAGTAGTTGATATTGCAAATTCTCTTGATGCAACTCTTATCGTCGCTCTTACTCAGACAGGCTTTACCGCTCGAATGATTTCACGATACAAGCCAATCCAGCCTATTCTTGCATTTACTCCAAGTGAGCGAACAGAAAAGCAGCTTCTTATGAGCTACGGTGTTACACCAGTTCTTATGAAGAAGACAATGATGCTTAATGATGCATTAAAGGCAGTGAAAGCTCATATCGCAAAGAACAAATTGGCAGAGAAGGGAGATAAGATTGTTATCGCTCTAGGAATGCCATTTGGAAAGAAAGTAGATACAAATATGTTGATGGTTGAGACTATCTAA